A part of Haliotis asinina isolate JCU_RB_2024 chromosome 10, JCU_Hal_asi_v2, whole genome shotgun sequence genomic DNA contains:
- the LOC137298917 gene encoding homeobox protein E30-like translates to MVVGLDIKKEANMSEIEQPLGPCKKITNFSIEEILKPDFGRRVSTTPSPPPLSPRCVTTPEIASPPSVTKPKGGIPMSPGKFELPAWVFCTRYSDRPSSGPRCRKPRKKTDKQDDKRPRTAFSTAQLQRLRQEFDDNHYLSEQRRQSLARELNLNESQVKIWFQNKRAKLKKSTGSKNPLAMRLIAEGLYNHTTVVVKGEEMDMS, encoded by the exons ATGGTGGTCGGGCTTGATATTAAGAAAGAAGCGAACATGTCAGAAATCGAACAGCCTCTCGGACCTTGcaaaaaaattacaaattttAGCATCGAAGAAATTCTCAAACCTGACTTTGGAAGACGGGTGTCGACAACACCCTCTCCACCCCCGCTGTCCCCAAGATGTGTGACGACACCGGAGATCGCCTCACCCCCGAGTGTGACCAAGCCTAAAGGAGGAATCCCCATGTCCCCCGGTAAATTCGAACTGCCGGCCTGGGTTTTCTGCACCCGATATTCAGACAGACCATCGTCAG GTCCACGATGTCGTAAGCCTCGCAAGAAAACTGACAAACAAGACGACAAGCGCCCAAGGACGGCGTTTTCTACAGCACAACTACAACGTCTCCGACAAGAGTTTGACGACAACCACTACCTATCTGAACAGCGACGACAGTCATTAGCCCGCGAACTGAATCTCAATGAATCCCAAGTAAAAATCTGGTTCCAGAATAAACGCGCCAAGCTGAAAAAGAGCACCGGTTCCAAGAACCCCCTGGCAATGCGGCTGATAGCGGAGGGGTTGTACAATCACACGACAGTTGTCGTCAAGGGCGAGGAGATGGACATGTCCTGA